The window AAATAATGTTGTTCTTGTAGTGGTTATGCATTTCTGTCACAATTATCCGTCTTGATCAAGGGTGGAGCCAGGTACAACCCTACCTAGCCTGGAGCCTGGATGCCCGACGGCTACAAGAAGAGAAAAACGTCAATTTTATTGAGAAAAACGGAAGAGAAAGTGGAGGCTAGCTCAGACGTTGGCGTCGGCATCAACGTCGACGTGGCCCATAGCCCGGGTAAATCGGGCTGGCTCCGCCATTGATCTTGATGCTTTAAACAAGGTTAAAAAAATAACTAATGCAGTGaattaaaaaatctattttaaatttgAGATTACTTCCCATCTGAAATTATATTTCAATTAGTTGTTATGTTCATGTGCAccatgtataaaatttttttttagactTAATGCTATACCCTAACACATAAACTCTAAAATCAacaccctatatatatatatattgcgtACAGTGTAGTCGAGCACTACGTGGTGCGCAACATACGTATAGACGGATGTTATGTCATCGCACACTTTATGTCGCACACCCTGTAAGGActatgtataattttttttagacttAATAATCTATCCTATCCCCTATACCTATGACCAAATCATTTGGTCCAAAAAAAATGGACTAGGGGATGGATCACTTGCAATTGCGGCCTGATCGTGACCACGATTCGGCCACAATTGGTTATGATCCCTCCTTGGGTTCCCCGTCCCCCCAGATTATAGTTTTGAATCGAGGCGAGTGGCCGGAGGCTGCCCGAAGGTTGTCGGCGGTGGGCAAGTGGCCAAGATGTTGGACGTCGAGCTGGGGCAAGCCTCCGAGCGGTCTCCGGTCACCCATCCCGACCGAAACTATAATATGAGGGGACGGTGAACTCAGAGAGGGATTGCaactgttggggttcaatcaaagttccACGTTGGAaagatttgataaagatcatggggttaaaaggatgcaagatatctccattggcatgaggccttttggagagagcccaagagcaaagccatgagggcctaggcccaaagtggacaatatcatgtcattgtggagatatgtggacatcctttcaagcacaacaaatggtatcagagccatggtacGAACCAGATAccatgtggggtggccttgaacgaagttgagggtgagcccggagtaggtcagggtgatcggatacttgtgcGGAAGCAAGTAGATCAGGGTGACCTGATGCTCGCAGTAATGAACGAAGCagtcaaggtgaccgaatgctcggggggaggcccggagtaggtcaaggtgaccaggcgcggatgcttgcagggaggcccagagcaggtcaaggtgactgaATACTTGCAGGgggcaagtaggtcagggtgaccggatgctcacggggaggcccgaagcaggtcagggtgaccgagtACTTGCGGGAGACCTGGAGCaagtcaggatgaccggatgctcgtaggtaggcccggagtaggtcaaggtgatcgaacgcggatgcttgcggggaagCCCAGAGCAGGTCGGGATGACCGGATGCTCACAGGGAGGCCCataccatgagagtaattgtggtccttcgtttgagggaagGATTGTTGGAGTTCAATCAaaatcccacattggaaagatttggtaaagatcatgaggttaaaaggatgcaagatatctccattggcatgagaccttttggggagagcccaagagcaaagcaaTGAGGACCTAGGCCCAAAGTaaacaatatcatgccattgtggagatatatggaCATCCTTTCAAGCACAACAGCAACCAATTGCGGCTGGATCGTGACCATGATCCAGTCGCAATTGCAAGTGGTCAATCTCCTGGTCCATTTTTTTGTGAACAAGGGAATTTGGcctccctaaaccctaaagccaaAACCATAAATGGCTAAACCCTACTTTGCTTATGGTGCTCACCTTATGTTCACcatgtatttaaatttttttatttatattttttagagCTTATTTAATGGTTAACAACGGGAATAGAGGTTGTTTTTCTTCCTACTTAAAGTTACAAACGGATCTAAGGTTTGCAAGTCTTGTGAGTCAACTAgaaaaatatttgattcgtatTTAAAATTAACGAATTCAAGTCGAATGTGTTAGATAATTTTTTGAACTGAATTCGAACTCATAATATTTTGTTCAATTATTCATCATCACTCATAAGCATATCTCAAATTAAATTGTAGTTATTTTTAcatcattttaattaaaatatacttAAATTAATGTCCGAATAATTTTAACTGAACTCGAATTTAAgtcattttaaattataattcgaTTATACTTGAATTAAGGTTCGAACCATTCAAATCAAACTCGAGTTCAAATTTTATTTCCAATTGAGCTCGagataaaattatttatattttcaaaaattttaaatatcacaTATATTTTTAGAACCTACCTTGTTCCATCTTCTCTTAGATAAGGCAAGTGTTTATTGATAGGGAATTCGATTTATCGGTGAGTGGAAAAGAATGAGCAAGGAGAAGCAATGCGTAGGATTGAAGTGGATGGCTGATGGACCAGGTATGCATGAATTCGTTCATGTTCGGTAGTTATGACGATAATCGACGTTGCTCGCACTGCAATAAAAATGACTTTTCGCAGCGTGCAAGATCACCTTCCGTAGCGCGCATTGCACATTGCATATTTTAAAGCGGTTGAAAGTCATTAGTATTGACGGCGTGCATTGCACGCCATAGAAAAGATCATCGACAGCGTGCATTGCACACTGCGGAAACAACTATTGATGGAAACAACTATTGGCTAGGATGCGGAAACAACATGTAAGTGTAGATtccaaattaacttattttatgtaTGTTGTTTAATTACAAACCTGTTCTTGTTTATTCTGTTGCCTCATACTTTGCAAAAAACATGGACTtcatttcttgtatttcttgttgcatgggtctcatttcttgcatttcttgttgAAGGTTATGTATCATAACTTGAAGTTGTTTAACAGTTTGATTTTGTTGCACAAAAGCTCCAACTTTAGATGGTGTAGCTCCAAAGCCCAATCCACGCACTCTACCCCTTGTTTCCTTGTCAAACACAATGCTAATTGCATCATCAACAATGTTAGTAGTCTTTTGAGATTCTGGCGGACATCTTGTATTTCTTTCTGCAAATAAAAAAGATAATTTCTAAGAAAATAACAAATTTAAGTTACCTATTTTTTTCTTATGAGCTTCTTCAAATAAAAAAAGACATAATTTTATTACCATTTTCCCTCCAACTGCTTGAGTACTAGGTTCCCCATTTTTTTCTTGTGACCTTCAATCCAAACTTGTGATCTTTTAATTTATATATCTGACAGACTTGTTTTTTCCTTAGATatagaaatattagaaaaaaaattgttAGAAACAATATTCAATAATTAActtagaaatataaaaataatatttatcataATGTGAGCCAAACAAGCATAACCTCTCCGGCTCATCGTGTAAATATATTCTTGTTTTTTCTCTCATTGTTCTAAATCTTACACTCTTTTCCTGAGATTTACAAAACAAATCAAGACATTAATTAGAAATTACACTAAAATAATGGAAAAGAAGGGGTCAGTCATATCCTTTATGAAAtcacatgacataaaatgatttTACCCAATATTAATTGGTCTGACAAACGACACCACAAAACTATAGCGTGCAAAGTTTTGGGAACCTGATCTATTGATAACATTTTCAAGCCATTAAATTAATACATAGTGGTAGTACCAATTCAAATGTTGGCTGTGAAAGATGTGGGAAAtccatggcataaaataatattgaaatagcACCAAAGTACATTCTAGCCTTCATCGATTTAGAATATACACTCGTATATAAGACAGAAAACCCTGAAAGTTAAACATGTGTTAGTATTGTTGTTATACTGTTGTTGATTACTAATAGAACTTCAAATTAGTAATCAAGTATTAGCACTTTTGTTGCACAGATAATTGACCACAAATTGACCAAAGCACGTGTAAGCAAAACACGGACAAAATTGGCTCAAGCAAGAAAGCTCACAAACTTATGTAGCCATCAGAACGGGCAGACTTGCTTACAAAAGCAACACACAAACTGCTAAAACCTATGACATCTCAACAATATCAAAATACTCTAGttgacaaaaagaaaaagaatggaAGATAAGAAATCAGGTGAGAAAAAATGGACAAGATAAAATGGGACTTGAGTTTTTTATATTCTGATGTCGAGTAAGAAGGAGATTTGATCTCTAATGATGAATGCTACCATCAGAATAGCTTATTCTTTAAGTTGTCAAGGAAGAACAACCAATTGGATGCCAAATCCTACTTAATGCAAACAAACTTGAGGGATATTATTAAAAGCAGAGAAATTTGCCTACAGCCATGGAAATGAATTCAGTATATTATTGAGAAAAATAGTAGTCAGCTTATATAGCAACACATAATTTAAACAGAACCATAAACCCATAACACAACCTCTGAGTACGAATAAGCAGCCACAAACAGTAGGCAGCTTTTACATCTCCTTCAACAAACTATTTAAAGTGAATAAATACTTACTTGAAAGGTAGGTGATAGTGTCTTCTTCACAAATAAGTCCCATTGATTTTGCTCCAAAAATTCAGGCTTTGAAAGATTGAGATCTCGTGAAGCCACTCGACCTGTATTAACTTCTCGTACAAGTATTTGCAATTTGGATTTTTTATCACGCCGCAATTTagctaacttttgaaaaattactttctttTCCCAATCTTCAACTTTATAACTCAGCTGTACATTAATAAACAtgaaaatatatatacattttgttatagaaatggaaatgaaaaatgTAGTGTTTGAAGATATTACCTGAAGACAACTCCACATCCTATCCTTTACTTCTTCACCTATTTCATTCCATCCATCCAATGTATATGGAACAAATTCCTTTATCATGCACCCTAGAAAAGAAGCGTACTTCACCGAATTATCTCCAATCAGTTGTCCTAACTCATTACGCTCCAGCTCTTTGCACTTATCTTGGCCATTAACCATTTTCAGTTTGGACGTAccccttccctttttcttttgagtTTTGTCATCATTAATTTATTCTTCACCATGCAAATCATGTGATGAATTGTTAGCGTCCATTCTCGATAACCTATTAGCTATAGTTTCctgtaaaataacaaaaatatatattgaaaTGTACAAGTGTGTTTATTACTAAAACTAAgatttttgaaagagtaaaatatcaCCTGAATTTCATCTTCAGATGCTAAGCTATGCTTTTTACCCTTTTTGCTCATCTTTTTGAATGCTATGTAATGATttgatcaaacatataatatgatataataaatataaacaaacaaagtaaatATGTAGACAAATATATTGCAACAGTAATATAGAGTTATATAACTTGAGAAGAACAtttatcaattaaaataaataactatAAAATCTACATCTCAAAATTTTAGTCATGTCTCAGTCACATCAATTCCCTGACACTCATTCCTTGCATATGGTTCTTTCTCGGTAATGTTAATTTCAATTGATGATATATAGGCATCCGCTTCAAGCACATTCATGTTATGAATACCCCGAGACGGTGCTTTTAGCAACAcataccaatttgattcatcattgtccctagaatagaatacttgcttggcttgtgatgctaaaatgaaaggatcattttcaaaagtttttagtcCTTGGTGTAAGTTAACGAGTGTAAAGCCATCCTCCATTTTAATACCATTTCCATGATTGGCCCAATCACACCTAAAAATAGACACTTTGAAAGAATAGTAGTCTAGTAAAACAATGTCTCGTATAACTCCATAGTATGATAGTCTTTCTACTGTATGTGAATAATCATTAGCATTAGATTGACAAACAGTGTCGGCTTCAATCGAAACTCCACTATCTTGTGTCAACCTTCCAACATCAATTGTGTGGAACCGATGTCCATTTATAATATAACTCGTATAAGATATAACATGCTTTCTTGGACCATATGCTAGCCATTGAATTCGGCCTGAAGAGTTAAAAGGAACATGTTTTGATAGCCATTTAGCAAATGTTTCCATATGTTGCATTTGTAACAATGCTTCATTACTTAAGAAACGACGATCTGTttgtttaagctcctcaatgtgcATCCTATTGAAAATCATTGAAGATAGATATTAGAATATACAAGATATGTAATACATTAAGACTAATATAGTATGCAATTAATTACACTCACTCTAAGTAAGGTTCAACTTCTGCAGTATTAAACAACACATATTGATGTGCGACTTGCAACATGTCATCttctaaaattttttcttttccttaagaAATTGGACGACCCTCCACTAATCCATTTTCCAAATTATCATTCCAATTTGAACGAACACCAATATTAGAAGCCTTGTTTATATAAGCACTACAAAATATCATTCGTTCTTCTGCGAGATAACACTCAGCTATGCAACCTTCTGGCCTTGCTCGATTCTTCACCTACCCTTTTAGTGTTTTCATAAATCTAAATCataaaaaaatcacatgaaaCAACCATTGATagcaaaattaaattattatttattaccttTCAAATGAATACATCCAACGGAATTGGACTGGCCCACACAAGCGAGTCTCTCTTGCTAAATGAATTGTCAAATGAATCGAGATGGTAAAGAAGGCAGGTGGAAAATATCTTTCTAACATGCATAGAGTTTCAACAATATTCTCCTCTAGTGCTTCTAAATGATTCCTGTCTAACACTCTTTCACATAATTCATTGGAAAATGAATCAAGCAGAAATATAGCACTATGTGAGCCTTCCGGTAGAAGATTTCTCAATGCTACTgatagcaattgttgcattagaaCATGACAATCATGAGATTTCAGCCCATTAAGCTTACGCTCTTCTAAAGAAATACGGTTACCAATATTTGAGCTATAGCCATTGGgtaactttattttcttcaaccTAGAGCAAAATACATCCATTTCTCTTGTAGACAACATGTATGGTGCAGCAGGCAAGTGatatttattttctcctttttcttgaggatgtaattcttttctaatatttaagttcatcaaatctttgcgagcattcacaccatctttggatttttttttctctttaggTTTAATAATGTGTCTATGATATTCTCACAAACGTTCTTTTCAACATACATCACATCTAAGTTATGATGTAACAGGAGCCCCTACAACTAACCATTAACATGTTTCATAATGTTAGTTATGGAAATTTAAAACAATTTGTGGACAAAAACTAATGAATAGAGTGCAAAATAACTTACACTCCAATATGGTAAATTGAAAAAGATTGACTTTTTCTTCCACTGTTGAACAGATTTTTGTACGTCTTTTGAACTATCttgtttcttcctctttttccccCAAGTATTGACATTCACAtcctttttctttttaccccaatCATTTTCAATATCTATCATTGCATTGAGAATTTCTAGCCCATTCAAAGGTCtaggtttcccttttctttctttttttcccaTTAAACCACTTCTTTTTCTAACAAAATGGGTGATTAGGAGAAAGAAATCTTCTGTGGCCCATATATGAAAACTTTCTGCTATACTTAAGCCACATAGAACATACGTCTTCCCCACATATTGGGCAACCAAGTTTCCCTTTTGTGGCACATCCAGCTAGGTTTCCATAAgctggaaaatcattgattgtccacatCAAAATAGCATTTAGATTGAATATTGACTTGCTGAATACATCATACGCCTCTACATCATGTGTCCCACAACTCCTTTAAATCCTCGATAAGGGGTTCCAAGTATACATCTATATCATTTCCTGGTTGCTTCAGACATGGAATTAGTAATGTCAACATAAGATTTTCTTTCATCATGCATATCAATGGAGGAAGGTTATAATTTACCAAAATAACgggccaacaactatatctagAACTAAGGTCGCCAAAAGGGTTGAATCCATCGGTTGCAAGGCCAAGGCACAAATTTCTAGGATTTGACGCAAAATCTGGCCGTTTATGATTTATTATATCCCAAGCTACTAAATCAATTGGATGACACATCATGTGATCTTGACTTTTGTGGTTGGAGTGCCAAATCAACTCTTCagctttttttttatttaagcatcCTTTTAAATCTTGGTATCACCGGAAAATACCATAGCACATTTTCAGGAACCCCTTTAAAAACTTTGGTGGTGACTTTGTCCACCTTCCATCTTGATGAACCACACTTTGGACACATATCCAGATTTTTAAGCTCCTTTTGAAATAGACAACAATCATTTCGGCAAGCATGAATCTTCTCATATCCTAAATCAAATAGTTTTAACAACTTTCTCATCGAGTAAACAGTTTCTGGAAGTGTGTTTTTTATGGAAACATGTCACCTAAGATCTTAGGAGCTCATTGAAACTATTATCTATGTGACCATTAGTAGACTTGTAATTGTATAATGCGACAACTGCTGATAGCTTTGTGTAAGCTGTGCAACCAGGGAAGAGAGGAGTTTCTGCATCTTCTAATAAATTAGCAAAGTCGTTATCTTTTGCCTCAGACATAGTGTATCCAACGTCTTCTTCTGGCACAAAGACATTCTTATATAAGTGATATGCCTCTCTACTTTCATCATCTTTCTGAAATTCTCCTGAACTACCTTCACCTTGATATTGTGGGTTATAAGTTTCTCCATGGAAGACCCAAATAGTTTAAGAATGATTAAACCCCTTAATAATTAAGTGATCGtacacttggtcaaatttcatatacttTTTGTTTTTACAATGCTTGCAAGGGCATAAGATTACTTCATGTGTTTTGGCATAGTTCTTAGCTTGTGCAAGAAATTTTGTACCCCTCCTTCATACTCGGGTACAAGCCTTGAAGGTAAATGTATCCATTCCTTATCCATTTCGTAAATGACCCAAACCTTAACATACAAATATTTTATGTTTAATACAAAATaagatttatatatttatttaatatacataaaagaaaatgaaagtcaaaagaaaacaaaatgggGAGAGTACAAATTGCAATATTGAAGGTGAAATAGGGCATATTACTTAATCATGTTATTCTTACTTAAGGTGAAATATCAAGATTCCACTCAACTGCTGCTGATGCTACTTCCTTGCCAATATACCCACCACCAACAACTATAACTTCTTTGCTTTTTCCTGAGAAATGGATATTCCAAAGTTAATCATCAACCACAAATAGGGCTGACTTGAATACCGCCAATCATAGTTATCAGAATAATTCAAAATTACCAAAGATGATATTAGTGAATTGGCATATGCAACATCCCAAATATAATGAAAACCTGGTAATTTTTTGTGTGGTAAAAAAATTGCAAAGTTCTATTGTTGAACAGAAAACAAAGATTAAAAACCTATATTAGTAAAACAAATAAGGATTTATTGATGTAGGTTTTTGTGCAGGGATCACTTAACTCTTCAAATCAAATAGAACAATTCAGAGTAATCTTTGCATTTACTTGACAAAGCAATTTCCAACTACACTTACACCAGTCTTTAAACGAGCATAAAAAACAGTTAAAAAATAGATGCCAAAAAAAGTATTTGTCAAAGTGTGCAAACCACTTTCTCAATAATTCCACTATGTATACAAAACACATATAATTCCAAAATCTTATCAGGTTGTGCAAAAAGAAAATCAATAATTTTCTTGGTAAAAAAAATGCATCcagaaaataataaacaaatcaGACCTAACCCAAAGCTATACAAAGCCAAGTCCTCAATCTGGATGTTATAATCTTCAGGAAATAAGAAAAAACGTTATAAACATTATTCAGAACCTGCTGGAAATTCGTCGGGTTCTCTTTTCTCAATTGAGCAAGTGCATCTTTGCAGGTGTCTCTGTTCTTTGAATCCTTCTATTTCATTTGATTTTTGATAAGTTCACTCAATGCTGAAAAATTTCCATTGTCCCTATTCCTACGCATTTTGACTTATTAACTGTAATAACACTACGAATGAATTCCATTGTAAtccaaaaagaaacaaaattctCTATATACTCACATGTTGAAGAATTGTTCTAAATTACAATCATTACAACTAGAGATATTATTCTATTCAACAGTTAACTGTTTGGAGAAAACAAATAGTACTTTCAACCTAATGATAACAAAAGGAGAACAAACTAACATGCATAAACCGGCTTACATATCATTGCTTTAAAATGGTTAGGGTAACAAACATCCATCTTCAATGTATTCTAAAATAAATCTTTAAACTTCATATTAATGTTGCTTCAACAAAAGAGTACAGGAAGGCAATTATTTAGTCAGCTGCAACTAAAGCCAATGAAAGTCAATGAAACTAAATCAATTAGGGTTTCATTACTAGGATGGAGGATGCCAGGAAGAGGAAGGAAAGTCAATACAAGAAAGAGTTATATTTCAGGTATTTAACAAAGTGAATCCATATTTTGTCACTATCCAAGGAGAGTACCACTTTAGGTATTCAACTCAACAACAACATAATACAAGAAAAAcaatagaaaataaaagaaatccAACCTGAGAAAGGCAAGGATTGACGAAGATGTTTAATTTAGTAGAAAGCTTTGGAGGAGAGGGCTTCGTCGGAGAGTGCTTCGTTTGAGATAGGATAGGCGGAGATTTCGGCAGAGAGGAGTTTAGGGTTGCGGCAGAGAGGTTTCGGCGGACGGAGTTTGAGTGAGGAGGCTTCGGCGGAGGGAGTTCGCATGAGGAGGCTTCGGCGGAGAGGGCTTCGGTGGAGAGAGTTCGCGTGAAGAGGAAGGCTTCAACGGAGAGGGCTTCGCTGTTGGCGGAGAGAAGTTTAGGGTTCGCGTGAGGAGAGTTTCCGGCGGAGGGAGTTCATGTGAGGAGAGGTCGCGATTTAAGGTTTTGACAGCTGGTTTCTGGCATGAGGATGTTTTGCGTGTGAAGTAGTTCGCGGGCCTGAGGATGTTTGGCGAATAATTGCGGGAGGTTTCGTGTGAAAATTTTTgactatatgtttagaaaattttgaggatTATTAGTAGCGCACATTATACATTGTTAAATGTTTATAATATATATTCGTAGCATATATTTTTGCACGttgtcatttatatatatataataactaTTAACAACACGCTCTACACGCCGTTAATATTAAATTATAACAGTGCACATTGTATGCCATAGAAAAATTTATCGATGACATACTTTTTCTGCACGCCGTCGTTtaatttgtataaatattatactatCCGCAGCGCATATAATTGGGCACgccgtaaaaactattattaacgacGACTTTATGTTggaaccgaaatgtagctagaggggggtgaatagctcttcgcgatctcgtgctcgtcgttgcttgcttcttgatgatgatgtgcagcagaaaatacaagaaacaaaaactacAACggtaacactaaggatttacttggtatccacctcaataagagatgactaatccaaggatccacacactcatgcaccctgcactatgaaaacactcctttaggataactatcgaaggcggagaagccttacaatactctcaatacaagaagaaagtaaGGGAAGACAAAtataagaaatatcttacaagatatgcaataaaaactctaaccctaacttcttctttttgctgtagatccgcctcttgacttggaaatgcctccaagaaccttcaagatctggcggtgagagctctgtggagaaaCTGTGGAATCGCTGAAGAGAAGAGATTGAAGCCGTGGAAGTTCTGTCGACGAAATTGCATGCCAACGTTTTTATCTAGCGCCAAcggttgaatcccaatcgattggattgctcccaatcgattggggaggctttggatcgatcgaccgatcaatccagagtgcctctgtgctctttaGGAATTG is drawn from Zingiber officinale cultivar Zhangliang chromosome 1B, Zo_v1.1, whole genome shotgun sequence and contains these coding sequences:
- the LOC122047579 gene encoding uncharacterized protein LOC122047579, with translation MVNGQDKCKELERNELGQLIGDNSVKYASFLGCMIKEFVPYTLDGWNEIGEEVKDRMWSCLQLSYKVEDWEKKVIFQKLAKLRRDKKSKLQILVREVNTGRVASRDLNLSKPEFLEQNQWDLFVKKTLSPTFQEKSVRFRTMREKTRIYLHDEPERKKQVCQIYKLKDHKFGLKVTRKKWGT